A genomic region of Homalodisca vitripennis isolate AUS2020 chromosome 5, UT_GWSS_2.1, whole genome shotgun sequence contains the following coding sequences:
- the LOC124361910 gene encoding 39S ribosomal protein L28, mitochondrial-like: protein MATKTLPAVHKLYRMSKPDIFSRGAPSRLPEAYRKFYDEWKATPSTPVHYIPEPGKWKRDPVTGEVWPVQNVPIPLRYPKEINTGIWGGEAVVLGYKKSREKFIRQKSTRWFLPTLFRSAVHSEILDKRLSVIVTKRTISLIVDHKGFDNYLLETSSSDLSSLLALKLKKKMLLALFDKSLYPDDPIKREKIYNKYKHHLDKYKREDLEWYALSITEAVNKLEEMEESVRPQPLKHQFRAELIEELKVIAENQELDEIVKTDTEKSSQTWLTRINPFARKS, encoded by the exons ATGGCAACCAAAACCCTACCTGCG GTTCACAAACTCTACCGGATGTCAAAACCAGACATATTCTCCAGAGGTGCTCCTTCACGGCTGCCTGAAGCCTACAGGAAGTTCTACGATGAGTGGAAGGCCACTCCTTCTACCCCAGTTCACTACATCCCTGAACCCGGCAAGTGGAAACGTGATCCCGTCACCGGGGAGGT ATGGCCAGTTCAGAATGTCCCTATACCACTGAGGTATCCAAAAGAAATCAACACTGGTATTTGGGGTGGAGAAGCTGTGGTTCTTGGATACAAGAAGTCCAGAGAGAAATTCATTCGACAAAAGTCAACAAGGTGGTTCTTACCGACTTTGTTTAGATCTGCAGTTCATAGCGAAATACTGGACAAAAGACTATCAGTCATTGTAACTAAGCGCACCATAAGTCTCATCGTTGACCATAAAGGTTTTGATAATTATCTTCTTGAG acTTCTTCAAGTGACTTATCCAGCCTCTTAGCTCTAAAGCTGAAGAAAAAAATGCTTCTGGCTTTGTTTGACAAGTCTTTATATCCGGATGACCCAATCAAACGAGAGAAAATTTACAACAAGTACAAACACCATCTAGATAAG TACAAAAGAGAAGATCTAGAGTGGTATGCTCTTAGTATAACGGAAGCAGTGAATAAACTCGAGGAAATGGAAGAATCAGTTCGACCACAACCGCTAAAGCACCAATTCCGAGCTGAATTGATTGAAGAGCTCAAAGTCATTGCCGAAAATCAGGAGCTTGATGAAATTGTCAAAACAGAtac GGAAAAATCATCACAAACTTGGTTGACAAGGATAAATCCATTCGCCAGGAAGTCGTGA